The following proteins are encoded in a genomic region of Chloracidobacterium sp.:
- a CDS encoding glycosyltransferase, translating into MLSNERKTRHLLTILVEDYFHVGAFENLIHQRNWSNFEPRYERNTLKTLDLLDEFGTTATFFVLGWIAEQNPPLIREIVRRGHEVASRGFYHRSLKNLTDEEFRTDLRRTAKAITDACGQKVIGYRSAEKLAYGNKEWLFNVLAEEGYVYDASFLPRRNTRKDRRFAHQVHVEGRAVWEFPYSTHDIGLGLFPISGGNYFRQIPYTLMRKAVGSWEKHTEQPFISYFHVWELDPEQPRISAASKYNRIRHYRKLDKMEWILRENLALYDCVSIAQHLDMTAAIREDIPEHAAGPVRAAAASRPIRQTPSWAAVPVSVVIPCYNEEEALPYLANTLDSVSEKLRSCGYDPNFIFVDDRSTDNTYARLNELFASKHGFRIVRHEQNQGVAAGIMTGIREAKTEMVASMDCDCTYDPHELANMLPLLADGVDMVTASPYHKDGSVRNVPGWRLFLSRGASFLYRRVLNAKLDTYTSCFRVYRRESMLGLKIKEPGFLGVAEMLGRLDLAGGKIVEFPAVLEVRLFGISKMKTARTVLGHLQLLTSLAGSRRFRNSGPIRSSIPVEEKPR; encoded by the coding sequence GTGTTATCAAACGAACGAAAAACCCGCCATTTGCTGACCATTCTGGTCGAAGACTATTTTCACGTCGGCGCGTTCGAGAACCTTATCCATCAGCGTAATTGGTCGAATTTTGAGCCGCGTTACGAGCGTAATACACTGAAAACACTTGACCTGCTCGATGAATTCGGCACGACCGCGACCTTCTTCGTCCTGGGATGGATAGCCGAGCAGAATCCGCCGCTTATACGCGAGATCGTGCGGCGCGGACACGAAGTAGCGAGCCGCGGCTTTTATCATCGAAGCCTGAAAAATCTTACCGACGAAGAATTCCGCACCGATCTTCGGCGTACGGCCAAAGCCATAACCGACGCTTGCGGTCAGAAGGTGATCGGTTACAGAAGTGCGGAAAAGCTCGCCTACGGCAACAAAGAATGGCTCTTTAACGTTCTTGCCGAGGAAGGTTACGTCTATGATGCATCTTTTCTTCCACGGCGAAACACCCGCAAAGATCGGCGCTTTGCCCACCAAGTACACGTTGAGGGCCGCGCGGTCTGGGAGTTTCCGTATTCAACGCACGATATCGGCCTTGGCCTCTTCCCGATCTCCGGAGGGAATTATTTCCGCCAGATACCTTATACGCTGATGCGAAAGGCCGTAGGAAGTTGGGAAAAGCACACTGAGCAGCCGTTCATCTCCTACTTTCACGTGTGGGAACTCGACCCCGAGCAGCCACGCATCTCGGCAGCGTCCAAGTACAACCGTATCCGTCATTACAGAAAGCTCGATAAGATGGAGTGGATACTTCGTGAGAACCTAGCCTTGTATGATTGCGTGAGCATCGCGCAGCATCTCGATATGACGGCGGCGATCCGAGAGGATATACCGGAACACGCCGCCGGGCCCGTGCGTGCGGCAGCAGCGAGCCGGCCCATTCGGCAAACGCCTTCGTGGGCGGCTGTCCCGGTATCCGTCGTGATACCGTGCTATAACGAGGAAGAGGCTCTGCCCTATCTGGCAAATACGCTCGACAGTGTCAGCGAAAAGCTCAGGTCTTGCGGCTACGATCCGAATTTCATATTCGTCGATGACCGGAGCACCGACAACACGTACGCCCGTTTGAATGAGCTTTTCGCGTCAAAGCATGGATTCCGCATCGTGCGGCACGAGCAGAATCAAGGCGTAGCGGCGGGTATCATGACCGGCATTCGTGAGGCAAAGACCGAAATGGTCGCCTCTATGGACTGCGATTGTACATACGACCCGCACGAGCTTGCGAATATGCTTCCGCTGCTCGCCGACGGAGTCGATATGGTAACCGCATCACCGTACCACAAGGACGGAAGCGTCAGGAACGTGCCCGGATGGCGTCTGTTCCTGTCACGCGGGGCATCCTTCCTTTACCGGCGCGTACTCAATGCAAAGCTTGATACCTATACGAGCTGTTTCCGCGTATATCGACGAGAATCGATGCTTGGGCTTAAAATAAAGGAGCCCGGTTTTCTGGGCGTTGCTGAGATGCTTGGAAGGCTTGATCTGGCCGGCGGAAAGATCGTTGAATTTCCTGCGGTTCTCGAAGTGAGGCTCTTCGGGATCTCAAAAATGAAGACCGCAAGGACCGTGTTGGGGCACCTGCAGCTTCTTACATCGCTTGCCGGCTCGCGCCGCTTTAGGAATTCCGGCCCGATTAGATCTTCTATTCCCGTAGAAGAGAAGCCGCGATGA
- a CDS encoding ferredoxin family protein: MTYIVAEPCVSCKYTDCAAVCPVEAFHELSDRLLINPDNCIDCDACLPECPVEAIFSDMSIPEEYMEWLDINKDAENYPVISVKQPALYAEGCKGQPE, encoded by the coding sequence ATGACGTACATTGTTGCCGAACCGTGTGTTAGCTGTAAGTACACCGATTGTGCGGCCGTTTGTCCGGTTGAAGCTTTTCACGAACTGTCAGACCGTTTATTGATTAACCCCGACAACTGCATCGATTGCGATGCTTGCCTGCCGGAGTGCCCTGTTGAGGCGATCTTCTCCGACATGTCGATCCCGGAAGAATATATGGAATGGCTCGACATCAATAAAGACGCTGAGAATTATCCGGTTATCAGTGTGAAACAACCTGCACTCTATGCCGAAGGCTGTAAAGGACAGCCTGAATAG
- a CDS encoding N-acetyltransferase → MKRIHPTAIIEEDVAIGDGTSVWDNVHIRHGASIGEECIVGEKSYIAYDVKVGNRVKINAMVYICAAVTIEDGVMISASTTFTNDRFPRATFPDLKTLRPSEPDEHTLPTLVREGATIGAGCVIGNDLEIGRWAMVGMGSIVTKSIPDFHLALGSPARSVGAVCKCGLLFHRFADGESGDFTCECGLRYTISGRLVREAAERLLYPEDMSGAAA, encoded by the coding sequence ATGAAGCGAATACACCCGACTGCGATCATTGAAGAAGACGTTGCCATCGGCGACGGCACGAGCGTTTGGGACAATGTCCACATTCGCCATGGCGCGAGCATCGGCGAGGAGTGCATCGTAGGCGAAAAGAGCTATATCGCTTATGACGTAAAGGTCGGCAACCGCGTCAAGATCAACGCGATGGTGTACATCTGTGCGGCGGTAACGATCGAGGACGGCGTGATGATCTCAGCCTCGACGACATTTACGAACGACCGCTTTCCGCGTGCAACATTTCCTGATCTCAAAACGCTTCGTCCTTCAGAACCCGACGAACACACGCTGCCGACGCTCGTTCGCGAAGGCGCGACGATCGGCGCCGGCTGCGTTATCGGCAACGATCTTGAGATAGGACGCTGGGCAATGGTCGGTATGGGCTCCATCGTTACAAAGAGCATTCCGGATTTTCACCTCGCGCTCGGCTCGCCGGCCCGCTCGGTCGGTGCCGTGTGCAAGTGCGGCCTCCTATTTCATCGGTTCGCCGATGGCGAAAGTGGCGATTTTACATGCGAGTGCGGGCTGCGTTATACGATCAGCGGCCGCCTTGTGCGGGAAGCTGCCGAGCGTTTGCTGTATCCTGAAGATATGTCCGGCGCGGCCGCTTGA
- the glpX gene encoding class II fructose-bisphosphatase, which translates to MKPNKAERELSLDFLRVTEAAAIASARTMGQGDRKYSDHVAVEAMREVMDTVPMRGRIVIGEGERDEAPMLYIGEEVGGGAFSEESRAEFPEVDIAVDPLEGTNLCALGANNAIAVLAAAEHGGLLNAPDIYMDKIVVGPSCRGVVDIDAPVADNLKNIARRLGRDIDDLTVICLDRSRHKALVDAVREAGARIRLISDGDLSAGISAAVAGTNIHALMGIGGAPEGVLTAAAIKCLNGEIQAKLVFDPDRLGVDKSKVPPVSEVMNRLREMGINDAEKIYDTNDLAPGKKIIFAATGVTDGSLLRGVRFFGAGKRTHSVVMTTESKSIRFVDTVHVEGGPDAVIRF; encoded by the coding sequence ATGAAACCCAATAAAGCAGAACGCGAACTGTCGCTTGATTTTTTACGTGTAACCGAAGCCGCGGCGATCGCCTCGGCGAGAACCATGGGCCAGGGCGACCGCAAATACTCCGATCATGTTGCTGTCGAAGCAATGCGTGAGGTCATGGATACGGTGCCGATGCGCGGACGCATCGTCATCGGCGAAGGCGAGCGCGATGAGGCACCGATGCTCTATATCGGCGAAGAGGTCGGCGGCGGCGCATTTTCGGAAGAATCGAGGGCGGAGTTTCCGGAAGTCGATATCGCGGTCGATCCGCTCGAAGGCACAAATCTTTGTGCGTTGGGTGCGAACAACGCAATTGCCGTACTCGCGGCGGCCGAACACGGCGGACTCCTTAACGCTCCTGATATTTATATGGACAAGATCGTCGTAGGGCCTTCGTGCCGCGGCGTGGTCGATATCGATGCTCCGGTGGCGGATAATCTAAAGAATATCGCTCGGCGTTTGGGCCGTGATATAGATGACCTGACCGTTATCTGCCTCGACCGTTCGCGTCACAAAGCCCTTGTCGATGCCGTGCGTGAAGCAGGCGCCCGCATCCGTCTGATCTCGGACGGCGACCTTTCGGCCGGCATATCGGCAGCGGTCGCGGGAACCAATATCCACGCGCTTATGGGCATCGGCGGCGCACCGGAAGGTGTGCTTACGGCCGCCGCGATCAAATGTTTGAATGGTGAGATACAAGCGAAGCTGGTCTTTGATCCTGATCGTCTGGGCGTTGACAAGTCAAAGGTTCCGCCGGTAAGTGAAGTAATGAATCGACTTAGGGAAATGGGCATCAATGATGCGGAAAAGATCTATGACACTAACGACCTTGCTCCCGGCAAGAAGATCATCTTTGCCGCAACGGGTGTAACCGACGGTTCTCTACTTCGCGGTGTGCGATTTTTCGGCGCAGGCAAACGTACGCACAGCGTCGTTATGACGACCGAATCGAAGAGCATACGCTTTGTCGATACCGTCCATGTCGAAGGCGGCCCCGATGCCGTTATCCGTTTCTGA
- a CDS encoding DegT/DnrJ/EryC1/StrS family aminotransferase yields the protein MTLPSDQDASGRTFDEKEIAYVTEALRSGTLTTTKGKFGKALEKAFAEKFGVKYAYACTSGSAAIHIAVATVNPDPGDEIITTSITDMGALTPLMYRGAIPVFAEVDPKTLNVTAETIKAKISERTKAIIVTHLFGNPCEMGPIMELARECGLPVIEDSAQTFLAEQDGKFAGTIGDIGCFSLQQGKHMTTGEGGMVVTNDEKLARHMFLYINKAWGYGDADPDHYFMALNYRMSELQAAVALGQLEKLSECVANRQNTAAMLTELLQGLDGIETPAAAADSTHVYWKYCLTIDDSKIEGGSPALAALLKEKNIFSAPRYIVKPAFMCRVFQEKNTLGGSQFPFNLAREGAADYKMESYPLTAKALHDVLVLPWNEKYTEEHVRYIADNVRVAAAKLRK from the coding sequence ATGACACTGCCGTCCGATCAGGACGCAAGCGGGCGAACCTTTGATGAAAAGGAGATCGCTTATGTTACCGAAGCCCTTCGCTCCGGCACCTTGACCACTACTAAAGGAAAGTTCGGCAAGGCTCTGGAAAAGGCATTTGCCGAGAAATTCGGCGTAAAATACGCCTATGCCTGCACGTCCGGTTCGGCAGCTATCCATATCGCCGTCGCTACGGTCAACCCAGATCCGGGCGATGAGATCATAACGACCTCGATAACGGACATGGGAGCCTTGACGCCGCTTATGTACCGCGGAGCGATCCCTGTGTTCGCCGAGGTCGATCCGAAGACGCTGAACGTTACCGCAGAAACGATCAAGGCGAAGATCTCGGAACGCACCAAGGCGATCATAGTCACGCATCTTTTCGGAAACCCATGCGAAATGGGCCCGATAATGGAGCTTGCAAGGGAATGCGGACTGCCCGTAATTGAAGATTCAGCCCAAACATTCCTTGCGGAACAGGACGGCAAATTTGCCGGAACGATAGGCGACATCGGTTGTTTCTCGTTGCAGCAGGGCAAGCACATGACCACAGGCGAAGGCGGCATGGTCGTAACCAACGATGAAAAGCTCGCCCGTCACATGTTCCTTTATATCAACAAGGCTTGGGGCTACGGTGACGCAGATCCCGATCATTACTTCATGGCATTGAATTACAGGATGAGCGAGCTGCAGGCCGCCGTCGCTCTCGGCCAACTCGAAAAGCTGAGCGAATGCGTCGCAAACCGCCAAAACACGGCAGCGATGCTGACCGAACTGCTGCAAGGCCTTGACGGTATAGAAACACCGGCAGCCGCCGCTGATTCGACGCACGTATATTGGAAGTATTGTCTTACGATCGATGATTCAAAGATCGAAGGCGGCTCACCGGCACTTGCGGCTCTGCTGAAAGAAAAGAACATCTTCTCGGCACCGCGTTATATCGTCAAACCGGCGTTCATGTGCCGGGTGTTCCAGGAAAAGAACACGCTCGGCGGCTCGCAATTCCCTTTTAACCTGGCCCGCGAAGGTGCGGCAGACTACAAAATGGAAAGCTATCCGCTGACCGCGAAAGCCCTTCACGATGTCCTTGTGCTGCCGTGGAACGAAAAATATACCGAAGAGCATGTGCGTTATATCGCGGACAACGTCCGCGTTGCCGCAGCTAAGCTCAGGAAATAG
- a CDS encoding Gfo/Idh/MocA family oxidoreductase, whose protein sequence is MMNKLKFGLVGAGGIAQAYAQAFNESGCCNLAAVSDVRPEAAAALAEIVGAKTYSSYQELADLSPDAVIVATPPSTHAEIACFFLERGISVLCEKPLTTNIADAEKMIATAEKAGVQFTMASKFRYSADVIKAKSLLASGILGDVLQFENAFTAKVDMSKRWNSDEAVSGGGVLIDNGTHSVDIIRYFLGCVDSVLVVDAGGTQGLTVDENVKMFAKTKSGVTASVDLTWGINKELPYFISIYGTNGTIHIGWRESKYKLNSSPDWVVFGNGYDKVASFKGKIENFANSLRGSEELLIKPADALASVQVIDAAYRSMRQNLWQPVVEKAQTAS, encoded by the coding sequence ATGATGAACAAACTCAAATTTGGATTAGTAGGGGCCGGCGGTATCGCACAGGCATACGCTCAGGCATTCAACGAGAGCGGCTGCTGCAACCTTGCCGCCGTATCAGATGTAAGGCCTGAAGCCGCCGCCGCACTTGCCGAGATCGTCGGCGCTAAGACATACAGCTCTTATCAGGAGCTCGCAGATCTTTCGCCCGATGCCGTGATCGTCGCAACGCCGCCGTCAACGCACGCCGAGATAGCCTGTTTCTTTTTGGAACGCGGCATTTCTGTGCTGTGCGAAAAGCCGCTGACCACAAATATTGCCGATGCCGAAAAGATGATCGCAACGGCGGAAAAAGCCGGTGTGCAATTCACGATGGCATCGAAATTCCGCTACTCGGCCGATGTGATCAAGGCAAAGAGCCTGCTTGCAAGCGGTATTCTCGGCGACGTGCTTCAGTTCGAGAACGCATTCACTGCAAAGGTCGATATGTCCAAGCGATGGAACTCCGACGAGGCCGTCTCCGGCGGCGGCGTGCTGATCGACAACGGCACGCACAGCGTTGATATAATCCGATACTTTCTCGGCTGTGTAGATTCAGTGCTCGTGGTTGACGCAGGCGGTACACAGGGGCTAACGGTTGATGAGAATGTAAAGATGTTCGCAAAGACCAAGAGCGGCGTAACGGCAAGTGTTGACCTTACATGGGGCATCAACAAGGAGTTACCTTATTTTATAAGCATTTACGGTACTAACGGCACGATCCACATCGGCTGGCGTGAGTCAAAATATAAGCTGAACTCATCGCCCGATTGGGTCGTTTTCGGCAACGGATATGATAAGGTCGCTTCGTTCAAAGGCAAGATCGAGAACTTTGCAAATTCGCTCCGCGGCAGTGAAGAGCTGCTCATCAAGCCGGCTGACGCCCTCGCATCCGTGCAGGTGATCGACGCCGCATACCGGTCGATGCGGCAGAACCTTTGGCAGCCTGTTGTTGAAAAAGCACAGACGGCAAGTTAG
- a CDS encoding NAD(P)/FAD-dependent oxidoreductase, with product MKNDPKNIAVVGSGFLGLTLALRLSKLGHNVTVYEASDEIGGLAAAWKIGDYIWDKHYHVTLGSDSYTRKIVEEIGLGDEFRWVETKTGFYTDGKLYSMSDSLEFLRFPPLGLVGKARLGRTILKASRIKDWKKLERIGVEEWLVKLSGRKTFEKIWKPLLIAKLGDAYKETSAAFIWATIQRMYAARNSGMKKEMFGYVRGGYARVLECFGEHLTDFGVDIRLNSPAKEIERLKAGKLRVHTHEKRRRTDPPARRYNNKTKYAAVNTGASVAAGFSGGFLSEPAPAGYRRIASEVDIYDKVILTCPSNVAARLLPDLSGSERSALENIRYQGIVCASVLTKCSLSNHYVTNITDEAPFTGIIEMTALVDKRDFGRNALIYLPKYVSSDSELFDRTDDEIRELFLSALEKMYRHFRQKDVLAFNVSRVRQVFPLPVLGYSDRLAPMRTSIDGVYVVNSSHIVNGTLNVNETVQLAERFIETEFLG from the coding sequence GTGAAAAATGATCCGAAAAATATTGCGGTCGTCGGCTCGGGCTTCCTTGGCCTGACGCTCGCTCTGCGCCTGTCAAAGCTCGGCCATAACGTGACCGTATATGAGGCGTCGGACGAGATCGGCGGGCTTGCTGCCGCATGGAAGATCGGGGACTACATCTGGGATAAGCACTATCACGTAACGCTCGGTTCTGACAGCTATACACGCAAGATCGTTGAAGAGATCGGCCTTGGTGACGAATTTCGCTGGGTCGAGACAAAGACGGGCTTCTATACTGACGGTAAACTCTACTCCATGTCGGACAGCCTGGAATTCCTGCGATTCCCTCCGCTCGGCCTTGTCGGTAAAGCCCGGCTCGGCAGGACCATCCTAAAGGCGTCACGCATAAAGGATTGGAAAAAGCTTGAGCGGATCGGTGTCGAAGAGTGGCTTGTAAAACTCTCGGGTCGCAAGACGTTTGAAAAGATCTGGAAGCCGCTGCTTATCGCAAAACTCGGCGATGCTTATAAAGAGACGTCTGCGGCATTCATCTGGGCGACGATCCAACGGATGTATGCGGCACGCAACTCGGGTATGAAAAAAGAGATGTTCGGCTACGTTCGCGGCGGCTACGCGCGGGTACTCGAATGCTTCGGCGAGCATTTGACCGACTTCGGTGTCGATATCCGTTTGAACAGCCCGGCAAAAGAGATCGAGAGGCTAAAGGCCGGCAAACTCCGTGTGCATACCCATGAAAAACGCCGTCGCACCGATCCGCCGGCAAGGAGATACAATAACAAGACAAAATATGCCGCGGTGAACACAGGAGCATCGGTCGCCGCAGGCTTTTCGGGCGGATTCTTGTCAGAGCCCGCGCCTGCGGGCTATCGAAGGATCGCGAGCGAGGTGGATATCTACGACAAGGTGATCCTGACCTGTCCGTCGAATGTCGCGGCGCGGCTGCTGCCCGATCTGAGCGGATCGGAACGTTCCGCTCTTGAGAATATTCGTTACCAGGGCATCGTCTGTGCTTCGGTACTCACGAAATGCTCGCTCTCGAATCATTATGTAACGAATATCACAGATGAAGCGCCGTTCACAGGCATAATCGAGATGACCGCCCTTGTCGATAAACGTGATTTCGGCCGTAATGCTCTGATCTATTTGCCGAAATACGTTTCGTCGGACAGCGAACTCTTTGACAGGACGGATGATGAGATCAGGGAGCTTTTCCTCAGCGCTTTGGAAAAGATGTATCGGCACTTCAGGCAAAAGGACGTTCTTGCATTCAATGTTTCGCGTGTGCGGCAGGTATTCCCGCTGCCGGTTCTCGGCTATTCGGACAGGCTCGCACCGATGCGGACATCCATTGACGGTGTCTATGTCGTAAATTCATCGCATATAGTCAACGGCACGCTGAACGTGAACGAAACGGTCCAGCTTGCCGAGCGGTTCATCGAAACGGAATTCTTGGGTTAA
- a CDS encoding decaprenyl-phosphate phosphoribosyltransferase: MKVLEADRPAVLSVGQNLRGLLIEMRPREWSKNLLVFSGVIFSRSLTDVHNLWISILGFLIFCAASSGVYIFNDLCDLKADRRHPIKRNRPIASGQLSILFARVAMVLLFGIAAFGSLGLGHGFAAVIGIYLATCLAYSAKLKDIVILDVILIAGGFVLRAASGAVLINVEVSHWLLICTSMVALLVGFGKRRHELALLKESAEGHRRSLNDYSIEFLDSIMAICAGAAIVMYALYTRADETIARVGSQGMIVTLPFVIYGVFRYLFLIRERQAGGDPVQILFHDRPTLLNLLLWIATVGGVLYFPNFFTGR, encoded by the coding sequence ATGAAGGTTTTGGAGGCAGATCGTCCGGCAGTGCTTTCCGTTGGCCAAAATCTGAGGGGCCTTTTGATCGAGATGCGGCCGCGCGAGTGGTCGAAGAACCTTCTTGTCTTTTCAGGCGTCATATTTTCGCGTTCGCTCACCGACGTCCACAACCTTTGGATAAGCATCCTCGGCTTCCTAATATTTTGTGCCGCGAGCAGCGGCGTTTACATTTTTAACGATCTTTGCGACCTAAAAGCTGATCGCAGGCATCCGATCAAAAGAAACCGCCCGATCGCATCCGGACAGCTCAGCATTTTGTTTGCGCGCGTCGCAATGGTATTGCTTTTCGGCATTGCGGCATTCGGTTCGCTCGGCCTCGGGCATGGCTTTGCGGCTGTGATCGGCATTTATCTCGCGACGTGTCTTGCATATTCGGCTAAGCTCAAGGATATCGTTATCCTTGACGTCATACTGATCGCCGGCGGCTTCGTCCTGCGGGCGGCGTCAGGCGCCGTTCTGATCAACGTAGAAGTATCGCACTGGTTGCTGATATGTACGTCCATGGTCGCCCTGCTCGTGGGCTTCGGCAAACGCCGCCATGAGCTTGCTCTGCTGAAGGAATCCGCCGAGGGTCACCGCCGAAGCCTTAACGATTATTCGATCGAGTTCCTCGACTCAATAATGGCGATCTGTGCCGGTGCGGCTATCGTGATGTATGCCCTTTATACACGGGCCGATGAAACGATAGCCCGCGTCGGTTCGCAGGGAATGATCGTAACGCTCCCGTTCGTAATCTACGGCGTTTTCCGCTATCTGTTCCTTATTCGTGAACGCCAAGCGGGCGGCGATCCTGTGCAGATCCTTTTTCATGACCGGCCGACGCTGCTGAATCTGCTGCTGTGGATCGCCACCGTCGGCGGTGTTCTTTACTTTCCGAATTTCTTTACCGGCAGATGA
- the wecB gene encoding UDP-N-acetylglucosamine 2-epimerase (non-hydrolyzing), which translates to MFDNAPERMGMKSDLGTAKKAKILVLFGTRPEVIKFAPVIDELKNKGFETLVVSSSQHKHLLKPFLDLLKVNVDLDLDVMRKDQTPNDVCSRVIAKLDRVLADERPDLLLVQGDTTTTLAGALAAFNRRIPVGHIEAGLRSGDLLSPFPEEANRRLVTQVASLHFAATEKNRRNLTREGVPSEKIFVTGNPVVDALRSMLKNLKPSDKVSTLIDDTAGKKRLLLTTHRRESFGSAMTENLRTIRDFIAKHGDTCLLFPVHPNPNVKGLAEEILRSQERVYLLEPLDYSDFLSLMKRSWLILSDSGGVQEEAPSLGKPLLVLRENTERPEGLRAGVSKLVGDRPSALRRLLEENYSVDTWIRSVKEVANPFGDGKAATRIVRVIEQKFGAANARHKAALNACP; encoded by the coding sequence ATGTTCGATAACGCACCTGAGCGAATGGGTATGAAATCTGATCTTGGCACCGCAAAAAAGGCCAAGATACTTGTCCTGTTCGGCACACGGCCCGAGGTCATCAAATTCGCGCCCGTGATAGATGAGCTTAAAAATAAGGGCTTTGAGACTCTCGTCGTCTCCTCCAGCCAGCATAAACACCTGCTCAAACCCTTCCTGGACCTGCTGAAGGTCAACGTAGACCTCGACCTTGACGTGATGCGTAAAGATCAGACACCAAATGATGTTTGCTCGCGCGTGATCGCAAAACTCGATCGGGTGCTTGCCGATGAGCGGCCTGATCTTTTACTGGTCCAAGGCGATACTACAACGACGCTTGCCGGTGCTCTGGCAGCATTCAACCGCCGTATTCCGGTTGGGCATATCGAGGCAGGGCTTCGGTCCGGCGATCTGCTAAGCCCGTTTCCGGAGGAAGCGAATCGGCGGCTCGTTACGCAAGTGGCGTCGCTGCATTTTGCTGCTACTGAAAAGAACCGCCGTAATCTGACACGCGAAGGCGTTCCGAGCGAAAAGATATTCGTTACCGGCAATCCTGTGGTCGATGCGCTTCGATCAATGCTGAAGAACCTTAAGCCGTCGGATAAAGTATCAACTCTTATTGATGACACCGCCGGCAAGAAACGGCTGCTCCTCACCACACATCGAAGAGAGAGCTTCGGGTCTGCAATGACCGAGAATTTGCGGACAATTCGCGACTTCATCGCCAAGCACGGTGACACTTGCCTTCTTTTCCCGGTGCATCCGAACCCGAACGTCAAAGGCCTTGCCGAAGAGATCCTCCGCTCGCAGGAGCGTGTGTATTTGCTGGAGCCTCTGGATTATTCGGACTTTCTTTCGCTGATGAAACGATCGTGGCTCATTTTGTCGGATTCGGGCGGCGTGCAGGAAGAAGCGCCTTCGCTCGGCAAACCCCTTCTTGTGCTGCGTGAGAACACCGAACGTCCGGAAGGCCTGCGTGCCGGCGTCTCAAAACTGGTCGGGGATCGTCCTTCAGCACTTCGACGGCTGCTCGAAGAGAATTATTCTGTTGACACGTGGATCCGATCGGTAAAAGAGGTCGCAAATCCGTTTGGCGACGGCAAGGCCGCAACCCGCATCGTTCGCGTAATCGAACAGAAATTCGGTGCTGCCAACGCGCGTCATAAAGCTGCGCTCAATGCCTGCCCATAG
- a CDS encoding polysaccharide deacetylase family protein: MKTKASLSLDLDNKWSYMKTHGDVGWDEFSSYLDIVVPRALSFFKQKGLTITFFIVGQDAALEKNREAIASISAAGHEIGNHSFNHEPWLHLYSKDELVSELERTEDALSDVTGKRPVGFRGPGFSLSPTVLETLAERGYEYDCSTLPTYIAPLARAYYFFRSPQMSDEEREKRKKLFGKLSDGFRPLKPHIIEAAGREMVEIPVTTFPVVKTPIHLSYLIYLSTFSAVAAKLYWRSALAACKAMGIGPSLLLHPLDLMSGEDVPELKFFPGMNMPTTRKIELFEEFLGIYTANFDVVNMRAHADAFRTSLSGEAAARTVTL, translated from the coding sequence ATGAAGACGAAGGCGAGTCTTTCACTCGATCTCGACAACAAATGGTCGTATATGAAGACCCACGGCGATGTTGGCTGGGATGAGTTCTCGTCGTATCTCGATATTGTCGTACCGCGTGCACTGTCATTCTTCAAACAAAAGGGGCTCACGATCACGTTCTTCATCGTCGGCCAAGATGCGGCTCTTGAGAAGAACCGCGAGGCGATCGCATCGATCTCCGCCGCCGGACACGAGATCGGAAACCACAGCTTCAATCATGAGCCGTGGCTGCATTTATATTCTAAGGATGAACTCGTATCGGAGCTCGAGAGGACAGAAGACGCTCTGAGCGATGTTACCGGCAAGCGTCCGGTCGGATTTCGCGGGCCCGGCTTCAGCCTCAGCCCGACGGTGCTTGAAACTCTTGCGGAACGCGGCTACGAATACGATTGTTCAACTCTGCCGACATACATTGCACCGCTCGCCCGTGCATATTATTTCTTCCGCTCGCCGCAGATGTCCGATGAAGAACGCGAAAAGCGAAAGAAGCTCTTCGGTAAACTTTCTGACGGTTTTCGCCCGCTAAAGCCGCACATCATCGAGGCAGCAGGCCGTGAGATGGTCGAGATACCGGTTACGACATTTCCCGTTGTAAAAACGCCGATCCATCTGAGCTATCTGATCTACCTCTCAACCTTTTCTGCGGTGGCGGCAAAGCTATATTGGCGATCGGCTCTTGCGGCGTGCAAGGCAATGGGCATCGGGCCGTCGCTGCTGCTGCATCCGCTCGATTTGATGAGCGGCGAGGATGTCCCGGAACTTAAGTTCTTTCCGGGAATGAATATGCCGACAACGCGCAAGATCGAGCTTTTTGAAGAGTTTCTCGGCATCTATACTGCAAATTTCGATGTGGTAAATATGCGCGCACATGCTGATGCATTTCGTACATCGTTGAGTGGCGAGGCCGCCGCAAGGACCGTGACCTTATGA